The sequence below is a genomic window from Actinokineospora baliensis.
AACGCGTCGGCCCCCGGTGGTCGGGACACCATGGCAAACCGCGCGGGGCAGCGACAAGGGGCCGTTCGCAGTAGGACGTGACCTCAGGTCACAGTTACTTCGACGTAACAGCTACACATCGTGAGGTTGGCCAACAAAGATTGCGAGCGATCTCAATGGTCAGCGCTGTGCAGGCTGGTCGCGCCAAGGTTGGCGATCATCGGCGTGGTGACTGTCCGTACCTCTGTAACGTTTTGATAAGCACTACCGTCAGGTAACGTCTCCGGCTGTGCGGGTCCGGGGTTGGCGGGTGGTCGGTGCGGTCGCGGGGGTGCTCACCGCGCTCGTCGTGGTCGCGGTCGTCGCCGTCGCGGTGCTCGCCGTGCCGGTCTCCGGCGGCAGCATGAGCCCGACCTACCTCGACGGCGACCGCGTCCTGCCCCACCCGTTCCTCGACCAGGACGACGTCGAGCGCGGGGACGTGGTCGAGACCCGGTTCGCCGAGGGCGGCCCGCTGGTGATCAAGCGCGTGATCGCCACGGCGGGCGACCGGGTGCGGATCGATCCAGGCCCGGTCGTGCGTGTACTGCCCGCGGGGGAAACCGAGTGGCACGTCGTCGCGACCGCCACCGACTGGGGTACCAAGCCGGTCGCCTGCTGCGATCGGGACGGCTGTGCGACCGTGGCCGCGGATGCCCTGGTGCCGAACGGGAAAATGTTCTTGCTCGGCGACAACCCCGGCGGGTCCGACGATTCCCGAACCCTCGGTTGGGCCGACCGCGACCTGGTCCGCGCGATTGTCTG
It includes:
- the lepB gene encoding signal peptidase I → MRVRGWRVVGAVAGVLTALVVVAVVAVAVLAVPVSGGSMSPTYLDGDRVLPHPFLDQDDVERGDVVETRFAEGGPLVIKRVIATAGDRVRIDPGPVVRVLPAGETEWHVVATATDWGTKPVACCDRDGCATVAADALVPNGKMFLLGDNPGGSDDSRTLGWADRDLVRAIVWTRVWPLAR